The DNA sequence TTTCAAAATAAGGAGAATGGCCTAGAGCAACTTGATCTGTTATCTGTTCCACAAGTACCTCCGTTGTTGCTCCTAAACGCTTTTGCATTTCCTTCTGACTGACTTTCTTCGCAACCTCAGCAAGATGCTTTTTCCTTTCATGAATCACTTGCTGAGGAAGTTGATTATCAAAAGTAGATGCCTTTGTTCGGGGGCGAGAACTGTAAGGAAAACTGTGGACCTTAATAAAACCGACATCTTCAATAATTCTCAGTGTATCTTCAAAATCTTGATCACTCTCTCCAGGGAATCCCACAATGACATCTGTAGTGAAGGCATAGTTAGGATCATAAGCACGAAACTTGTCTACACAATCTAAAAAATCTCCACGAGAATACTTGCGATTCATCCTCTTTAAAATAGAATTTGATCCTGACTGAAGAACAAGATGCGAAGAAGGACACGTATGACGCGATGAGGTGATGGCATCGTAAAGCTCTTCATCAATATCATCAGGATCTATGGAGGAAATGCGAATCCGATCTATTCCTGGAATCTGATCTATTTGCTTTACTAGAGAACCTAGAGACAACTCTCCATCACGATAATCTCCAACATTAATGCCTGCAATAACAACCTCACGATACCCCTGTTCTATAATCCCCTGGATTTCCCTTAAAATTTCGCTAGCAGGACGCGATACCGAACGCCCCCGCAAATAGGGAATAATACAATAGGAACAGAAAGAATTGCAGCCATCCTGAACTTTGATAAAAGCTCTTGATTTTCCTTCAAAACTATGGATTTTAAATTCAGGGAATTTATCATCATGTGGAAAGATCTTATCTATAAGGTGAGATTTTTCCTTATTTGGGACAATGGTGCATTTTCGATCCAAAGAAGCAAAAAAGTTTTTATCAGATTCGCCCAAACACCCTGTAACAACAATATGTGCTTCAGGATTCTGACGACATAACTGGCGGACAGCATGACGTCCTGAACTCTCAGCCGAAGACGTTACAGCACAAGTATTGATTATACATAAATCCACAGGGATTTCGGAATCGACAATCTCTTGATATCCTAAAATAGTTAATTGGTCTCGATAAGCTTGGATCTCATACTGATTGACCCG is a window from the Chlamydia serpentis genome containing:
- the mtaB gene encoding tRNA (N(6)-L-threonylcarbamoyladenosine(37)-C(2))-methylthiotransferase MtaB, with the translated sequence MTVTEVKRTFKLVCLGCRVNQYEIQAYRDQLTILGYQEIVDSEIPVDLCIINTCAVTSSAESSGRHAVRQLCRQNPEAHIVVTGCLGESDKNFFASLDRKCTIVPNKEKSHLIDKIFPHDDKFPEFKIHSFEGKSRAFIKVQDGCNSFCSYCIIPYLRGRSVSRPASEILREIQGIIEQGYREVVIAGINVGDYRDGELSLGSLVKQIDQIPGIDRIRISSIDPDDIDEELYDAITSSRHTCPSSHLVLQSGSNSILKRMNRKYSRGDFLDCVDKFRAYDPNYAFTTDVIVGFPGESDQDFEDTLRIIEDVGFIKVHSFPYSSRPRTKASTFDNQLPQQVIHERKKHLAEVAKKVSQKEMQKRLGATTEVLVEQITDQVALGHSPYFEMVSFPIVEKIAINTLVTVCLHTVEDKGLIGECI